The following are from one region of the Rosistilla carotiformis genome:
- a CDS encoding Ig-like domain-containing protein, with protein sequence MDTRLFSLRHIVAPFRNLSGLTLAVSLICCLAVGCGGPGGPELAHVEGTVTVDGKPIDGASVTFEPAGGRPSFGITDANGHYVLEFTATREGALLGEHVVRITTVRAGSGGEGAEALVEARKELLPDTCHAKSELVAQVESGSNSLDFNLESK encoded by the coding sequence TTGGATACTCGTCTGTTTTCTTTGCGCCACATCGTCGCTCCCTTTCGCAATCTCAGCGGCCTCACATTGGCCGTCAGTTTGATTTGTTGTTTGGCTGTAGGGTGTGGTGGGCCTGGTGGGCCTGAGCTTGCACATGTCGAAGGCACCGTAACCGTCGATGGCAAACCGATCGACGGAGCGTCGGTAACGTTTGAACCTGCCGGTGGTAGGCCTTCGTTCGGAATCACCGATGCCAACGGTCACTATGTTCTGGAGTTTACCGCGACCCGAGAGGGAGCGCTTCTGGGCGAACACGTTGTCCGGATTACAACCGTTCGAGCTGGCAGTGGCGGTGAAGGTGCGGAGGCTTTGGTGGAGGCACGCAAGGAACTTTTGCCTGATACATGTCACGCCAAGTCGGAACTGGTTGCTCAGGTGGAATCGGGAAGTAACTCGCTCGACTTCAACTTAGAGAGTAAGTAG
- a CDS encoding rhodanese-like domain-containing protein has translation MRRSLGRPAVETISTAALRDALNSSQTPPVLIDVRSDAERAVSRIPGAITQQEFEASSDEKFAGRRVVTYCTVGGRSYLYACKLAARGIEATNYRDSILGWCRAGLPLESPDGEATDAVHPYWRIFHVPDRYNVKT, from the coding sequence GTGCGTCGATCGCTTGGTCGGCCGGCGGTTGAGACAATCTCGACAGCAGCGCTCCGCGACGCACTCAATTCAAGCCAAACACCGCCGGTGTTGATCGATGTCCGAAGCGATGCGGAACGAGCCGTCTCTCGGATTCCCGGTGCGATCACACAACAGGAATTTGAAGCCAGCTCGGATGAAAAATTCGCCGGCCGACGCGTGGTGACCTACTGCACCGTGGGCGGACGCAGCTATTTATACGCATGCAAACTGGCTGCCCGCGGCATCGAAGCGACGAACTATCGCGACAGCATCCTCGGATGGTGCCGCGCAGGCCTTCCGCTCGAATCGCCAGACGGCGAAGCTACCGACGCCGTGCATCCGTATTGGCGGATCTTTCACGTGCCGGATCGATACAACGTGAAGACGTGA
- a CDS encoding TIGR02452 family protein, translating to MSKLHFLPVVDSDELARMNQSVLEIRQEIAESLGRSALDAIDRGEYLTDTGTVDWAASIQKAKASKVSISPYALLPPVESNRYSETHVTVANQTTFAAARDLLEQGYRPLALNFANGVETGGGFLRGATAQEEALCRCSALYATLIGDPMYDFHRETDPAASSAWAILSPDVPVFRDDAGMEYDQPWLLSFLTCAAPYAPAIGRTRSAKMLRQRIDRVLAIAHAYRYNSLVLGAWGCGAFGNNPLQTAKDFRDALEGDFAGVFSSVIFAIADWSQQRRYLRPFSDIFSEA from the coding sequence ATGAGTAAGCTGCATTTCCTGCCGGTTGTCGATTCCGACGAACTGGCTCGCATGAACCAGAGTGTTCTGGAGATTCGTCAGGAAATTGCGGAGTCGCTCGGGCGGTCGGCTCTGGACGCAATCGACCGTGGTGAATACCTCACCGACACGGGGACCGTTGATTGGGCTGCGTCGATCCAAAAGGCAAAAGCGTCGAAGGTTTCCATTTCGCCATACGCTTTGCTGCCTCCGGTTGAGAGCAACAGGTATTCGGAGACGCATGTCACCGTTGCCAATCAAACGACGTTCGCTGCCGCTCGCGATCTGTTGGAACAAGGGTATCGGCCGTTGGCGTTGAACTTTGCAAACGGGGTCGAGACAGGAGGCGGATTCTTGCGTGGCGCGACGGCTCAGGAGGAAGCGCTCTGCCGCTGCAGTGCGTTGTACGCGACTCTAATCGGCGATCCGATGTATGATTTTCACCGCGAGACCGATCCGGCGGCATCGAGTGCGTGGGCGATCCTGTCGCCCGACGTGCCTGTCTTTCGCGACGACGCGGGGATGGAGTACGATCAACCTTGGTTGCTCAGCTTCCTCACGTGCGCGGCACCGTACGCTCCTGCGATTGGGCGAACGCGGTCGGCAAAAATGCTTCGGCAACGAATCGACCGCGTTCTTGCGATTGCTCATGCCTATCGATACAACTCACTTGTCTTGGGAGCATGGGGATGTGGTGCGTTTGGCAACAATCCGCTGCAAACGGCGAAGGATTTCCGAGACGCGTTAGAAGGTGACTTTGCAGGCGTCTTTTCAAGCGTGATCTTTGCCATCGCCGATTGGTCGCAGCAGCGACGGTACTTGCGTCCCTTTAGCGACATCTTTTCGGAAGCGTGA
- a CDS encoding ADP-ribosylglycohydrolase family protein: protein MQREAIVGCILGTAVGDAMGLPYEGIAPDRASRLLGPPDRYRFFFGRGMVSDDTEHTCMVAQSLIEAGGDVDLFVERFATRLKWWILALPAGVGMATARSAIKLWLGMKPTSAGVFSAGNGPAMRAAIFGVAIPDVSQMLEMIRASTRMTHTDPKAEFGAIAVALAARHSGAHVAIDSNRWFEQVRDTLGNEATELIALLRRAIESVKAGESTRRFADSLGLTRGVTGYIDHTVPVAIHAWLSHPNDFRGAVTSIIGCGGEADTTAAIVGGIVGSGVRRDGIPNAWIEGIAEYPRSIAWMQKVAETLATVDFAKAPQQCGAVSRFTTKAPTVNPIAVLLRNLLFLQIVLYHGFRRLAPPY from the coding sequence TTGCAACGCGAAGCCATCGTCGGGTGCATCTTGGGAACCGCCGTCGGCGATGCGATGGGCTTACCCTACGAAGGCATCGCTCCCGATAGAGCTTCCCGCTTACTCGGTCCGCCAGACCGATATCGGTTCTTTTTTGGACGCGGGATGGTTTCCGACGATACCGAACACACCTGCATGGTCGCCCAATCATTGATTGAAGCGGGTGGCGATGTTGATCTCTTCGTCGAGCGATTCGCAACGCGGTTGAAGTGGTGGATCTTGGCGTTGCCCGCGGGAGTCGGAATGGCGACCGCACGTTCGGCGATCAAGTTATGGTTGGGGATGAAGCCAACTTCCGCCGGTGTCTTTTCCGCCGGGAACGGTCCGGCGATGCGGGCAGCGATCTTTGGCGTGGCGATCCCAGACGTTTCCCAAATGCTCGAGATGATCCGAGCCTCGACTCGAATGACGCACACCGATCCCAAAGCAGAATTTGGTGCAATCGCGGTGGCGCTCGCTGCCCGACACTCAGGAGCACATGTCGCCATCGATTCCAACCGTTGGTTCGAACAAGTTCGCGATACACTTGGTAACGAGGCAACGGAGTTGATCGCTCTACTTCGCCGAGCCATCGAAAGCGTGAAGGCTGGTGAGTCGACGCGGCGTTTTGCAGACTCTCTCGGACTCACTCGCGGCGTCACCGGCTACATCGACCACACGGTTCCGGTGGCGATTCATGCCTGGTTGTCGCATCCGAATGACTTTCGCGGCGCAGTTACGAGCATCATCGGTTGTGGGGGAGAAGCAGACACGACAGCCGCGATCGTCGGTGGAATTGTAGGTTCGGGAGTCCGTCGCGACGGCATTCCGAATGCGTGGATCGAGGGAATTGCAGAGTATCCGCGGAGTATCGCATGGATGCAGAAGGTGGCCGAGACGCTCGCCACTGTCGATTTTGCTAAAGCCCCTCAGCAGTGCGGAGCGGTGTCACGCTTCACGACCAAGGCTCCGACAGTTAACCCTATCGCGGTTCTGCTCCGTAATCTGCTGTTCCTGCAAATCGTTCTCTACCACGGCTTCCGCCGCCTCGCCCCGCCCTATTAA
- a CDS encoding AAA family ATPase has translation MTLGLTLGKYAPLHRGHQMVIERAIAENDHVIVVIYDAPEVTSVPLRTRAAWIKTLYPSVEVVLATDGPTIVGAAPEITALHDAYLCRLLTGRDVTRFYSSEFYGRHVSQALGAIDCRVDEARTRIPISGTAIREAPYRYRSFLAPIVYRDLIKKVVFLGAPSTGKTTIARELAERLKTKWVPEFGREYWETHQIDRCLTLGQLAEIAVGHRQREDDVILDADRYLFVDTDATTTYQFSLDYHGTADPTVEQLADECSRRYQLCFLCDTDIPYDDTWDRSGEMHRNDFQAKMEADLIRRNIRFVKLSGSLPRRVSQVIEHLRALDS, from the coding sequence ATGACATTGGGCTTAACGTTAGGTAAATATGCACCGTTGCATCGGGGGCACCAAATGGTCATCGAGCGAGCGATTGCCGAGAACGATCACGTGATCGTGGTGATCTACGACGCTCCGGAAGTCACGTCGGTCCCCTTAAGAACGCGAGCCGCTTGGATTAAGACGTTGTACCCGAGCGTCGAGGTCGTGCTGGCCACCGATGGCCCGACCATTGTTGGGGCTGCTCCCGAAATCACCGCCCTTCACGACGCCTACTTGTGCCGGTTGCTCACCGGACGGGACGTTACGCGTTTCTACAGTAGCGAATTTTATGGCAGGCATGTGAGTCAGGCGTTGGGAGCGATCGACTGTCGCGTGGATGAAGCTCGAACACGGATCCCGATTTCGGGGACCGCGATTCGCGAAGCCCCCTATCGGTACCGCAGTTTCCTGGCTCCGATCGTTTATCGCGACCTGATTAAGAAGGTTGTCTTTCTCGGTGCCCCTTCGACGGGCAAGACAACAATCGCTCGCGAACTGGCCGAGCGTTTGAAAACGAAGTGGGTGCCGGAATTTGGTCGCGAGTACTGGGAAACACATCAAATCGACCGGTGCTTAACACTAGGGCAATTGGCTGAAATCGCAGTCGGGCATCGTCAACGCGAAGACGATGTGATCTTGGATGCCGACCGCTATCTGTTTGTCGATACCGACGCAACGACCACGTATCAATTCTCTCTTGATTACCACGGCACAGCAGATCCGACGGTTGAACAGTTGGCTGACGAATGTTCCCGTCGATACCAACTCTGCTTTCTTTGCGACACCGACATCCCCTACGATGACACTTGGGATCGAAGCGGTGAGATGCACCGCAACGATTTTCAAGCGAAGATGGAAGCGGATCTGATTCGCCGCAACATCCGTTTCGTTAAACTTTCGGGTTCGCTACCGCGGCGTGTCAGCCAAGTCATTGAGCATCTACGGGCATTGGATTCATGA
- the pnuC gene encoding nicotinamide riboside transporter PnuC: MNLIELTATGFGFLCVLLTIRRSVWCWPTGLIQVLLFIIIFYDAKLYSDLVLHVIYVGLQFYGWYCWTRDDAGDENLIVKSLPMSWLVGWIAVTVIGTVSLGWAMARWTDASLPYPDAFTTVASLVAQLLLARRYFQNWGFWICVDCVAIWVYYTKDLHATAVLYTAFLILATIGFLAWNKQRRKQEIEAIAA, from the coding sequence ATGAACTTGATCGAACTTACCGCGACCGGATTCGGTTTCCTGTGCGTCCTGCTAACGATTCGTCGCAGCGTTTGGTGTTGGCCGACCGGCTTGATTCAGGTCCTGCTGTTCATCATCATTTTTTACGATGCGAAACTCTATTCGGATTTGGTGCTGCATGTGATTTACGTCGGACTGCAGTTTTATGGTTGGTACTGCTGGACTCGTGATGATGCGGGGGATGAGAACCTGATCGTAAAGTCGCTTCCGATGTCGTGGCTTGTGGGTTGGATCGCCGTCACGGTTATTGGAACCGTTTCCCTTGGCTGGGCAATGGCGCGATGGACAGATGCCTCGCTCCCCTATCCCGACGCATTTACAACGGTGGCCAGTCTTGTCGCTCAGCTATTGCTGGCTCGACGGTATTTTCAAAATTGGGGATTCTGGATCTGCGTCGACTGCGTTGCTATCTGGGTCTACTATACGAAAGACCTCCACGCGACCGCAGTGCTCTACACTGCGTTTCTGATTCTCGCCACCATCGGCTTCCTGGCTTGGAACAAGCAGCGACGGAAACAGGAAATCGAGGCGATCGCAGCATGA
- a CDS encoding glycosyltransferase family 4 protein, translating to MSKTSGIPYRNLILVVRADPIICGHSTEARNLAEAARAAGIENVHIVSYPLDVLAESGLPLKPLDSVAPYSPGIFVDRPEPVGDYKVLDGRLGYAIAGHLIDLVNRLPGRTAIMNLYLVPHGQMVMQSVETLRGMGTREAPATIAEAVGSDVTNVVANALSTGQLGAAAIVLQNYLAHDLPVAVSEYTRKLIIEAGQQVDERLKTTFAYQLESRVRISYPAIDTSVYLNVAEQAEQNASVLAGRGLSPDGFLLFLSRLSKAKGVDDLIRAYRASQLYGKKVLAICGTGPDADRLIELAAGDPNIRFFDDVGDEEKLALMHSCYAYCLPSKPRPEFTETFGIAIAEAMLSGGLGPVITTRTGGIPEATGDHCLYHAAGDVADLTSKLNLVASMSDWDRGGLSRAAQQYARRFDRAVILDRLLSAPAIRAVA from the coding sequence ATGTCGAAAACTAGCGGTATTCCATATCGGAATCTGATCCTCGTTGTTCGCGCCGATCCGATTATCTGCGGACACTCAACCGAAGCTCGCAATCTTGCCGAAGCCGCTCGCGCGGCGGGGATCGAAAACGTCCATATCGTCAGCTACCCGTTGGATGTCTTGGCCGAATCGGGACTGCCGCTGAAGCCCCTGGATTCAGTCGCTCCCTATTCGCCGGGGATCTTCGTCGATCGTCCCGAACCGGTGGGAGACTACAAAGTTCTCGACGGTCGACTCGGCTATGCGATCGCAGGTCACTTGATCGATCTTGTGAATCGATTGCCTGGACGCACCGCGATCATGAATTTGTACCTCGTGCCGCATGGCCAGATGGTGATGCAAAGTGTGGAAACGCTTCGCGGCATGGGAACGCGAGAAGCTCCCGCGACGATCGCCGAAGCTGTCGGTTCGGATGTAACAAACGTTGTCGCAAACGCTCTCTCCACTGGACAGCTTGGAGCCGCCGCGATCGTCCTACAAAACTACCTCGCCCACGATCTGCCGGTTGCCGTCAGCGAATACACGCGGAAGTTGATCATCGAAGCGGGCCAACAGGTCGACGAGCGACTGAAGACAACGTTCGCCTACCAACTGGAATCGCGGGTCCGGATCAGCTATCCCGCGATCGATACCAGCGTCTACTTGAATGTCGCTGAGCAAGCGGAACAAAACGCCAGCGTGCTCGCAGGTCGCGGGCTCTCGCCCGATGGATTCCTACTGTTCCTCAGTCGCCTGAGCAAAGCAAAGGGGGTGGACGATCTGATTCGCGCCTACCGGGCCAGTCAACTTTATGGCAAGAAGGTGTTAGCGATCTGTGGCACCGGGCCCGATGCCGACCGTTTGATTGAACTCGCCGCTGGCGATCCCAACATTCGTTTCTTCGATGACGTTGGAGACGAAGAAAAGTTGGCGCTGATGCACAGCTGTTATGCTTATTGTCTGCCGAGTAAACCACGTCCCGAATTCACCGAAACGTTTGGGATCGCAATTGCCGAAGCGATGCTCTCGGGAGGACTGGGACCGGTGATTACAACGCGAACCGGCGGGATTCCCGAAGCGACCGGGGACCATTGCCTGTATCATGCTGCCGGCGACGTTGCCGATCTGACGTCCAAGTTGAACTTGGTGGCGTCGATGTCCGACTGGGATCGAGGCGGTTTGTCGCGAGCGGCGCAGCAATACGCTCGGCGTTTCGACCGCGCCGTGATCCTCGATCGCTTGCTTTCCGCACCGGCGATTCGCGCGGTTGCGTAA
- a CDS encoding GH92 family glycosyl hydrolase translates to MLEENREAERSTYEPARPRDCVNPFIGTEPVDLPPPTGLAAKWWWPKPQVGNTHPGACRPMGTVSATAYTGGYPTGYGRYGKSLEGKPVPFIDRMLVSGFTHFQPSGVGAIRKYYNYCRVTPLTAEIGGLGALGTAWEVLDEQASPGYYACRLDKSGIRAEITVTPRGAVHRYTFPKSERASLAVDFSHGGIHIEDGRTIPLRAEFRLLGTRTAEACVTMEGLPIRAAVEVHGFGPADFESSLWVAGEPLTGEREKSYDYIRESNYQPFGVVFSGPTEEGQVVEVHVAFSFRSRQQAWRSLSGGARDFDSARTVTESCWDEKLGRIDVSGGTETERRVFYSALYHSLIKPCEANDESPFWPWDGPFYFDFSTMWDMYKTQLPLVLSLFPQHGADLINSMLTVVEMEGNFPIGYRLARGYDRFAHQASALAHVVIADAFNRGLEGIDWDRAVTMMWKDAGRAYGEAFLQDGVVHPITHTLDLAYGCYCTAQVAQSIGDDATATKMMRLAGRWSNAYDDNGLLRESTYYEGTLWNYSFRLLHDMAGRIALHGGDEKFVADLDRFFGFGAPDVSIPGRQPSAEEMAEGYALGRFEGLNNEPDMEVPYAYVYAGRHDRTCEIVRAGMAQMYGDSPGGMVGNDDSGAMSSWYVWNAIGLFPVAGQNVYLIGSPIFRRSQLRLGNGSIFTIEASETSAERKYVASATLNGKPLQRPYLRWQDIAAGATLHLEMTAKRTAWTTKRPPSVSVSEC, encoded by the coding sequence ATGCTTGAAGAGAATCGCGAGGCGGAGCGATCGACGTATGAGCCCGCGCGGCCACGCGATTGCGTGAATCCCTTCATCGGTACCGAGCCGGTGGATCTTCCGCCGCCGACAGGTTTGGCGGCGAAATGGTGGTGGCCCAAACCACAAGTTGGCAATACGCATCCGGGGGCTTGTCGGCCAATGGGGACCGTCAGTGCGACGGCCTACACCGGCGGTTATCCGACCGGGTATGGCCGCTATGGGAAATCGCTCGAAGGCAAGCCGGTGCCGTTTATCGATCGGATGCTGGTCTCCGGCTTCACCCATTTCCAGCCCTCCGGTGTCGGCGCGATTCGCAAGTACTACAACTACTGTCGCGTCACGCCGCTGACGGCGGAAATCGGTGGTCTGGGTGCGTTGGGAACGGCATGGGAGGTGTTGGATGAACAGGCATCGCCCGGTTACTACGCATGCCGCTTGGACAAGTCAGGGATCCGGGCTGAGATCACTGTAACGCCGCGTGGCGCCGTGCATCGCTATACCTTTCCCAAGTCGGAACGTGCGTCTTTGGCGGTCGATTTTTCGCACGGCGGCATTCATATCGAAGATGGCCGGACGATTCCTCTGCGCGCCGAATTTCGTTTACTCGGCACGCGGACCGCTGAAGCTTGCGTGACGATGGAAGGGCTGCCGATTCGGGCCGCTGTGGAGGTGCATGGCTTTGGTCCCGCCGATTTTGAGTCGAGCCTTTGGGTGGCGGGAGAACCGTTGACCGGCGAGCGTGAAAAGTCGTACGACTACATCCGCGAATCGAACTATCAACCCTTTGGAGTCGTTTTCAGCGGCCCAACCGAAGAAGGACAAGTTGTCGAAGTTCACGTCGCCTTCTCCTTCCGCAGTCGACAACAAGCGTGGCGAAGTCTGTCCGGTGGAGCACGCGATTTCGACTCCGCTCGGACCGTGACGGAGTCGTGTTGGGACGAAAAGCTCGGGCGAATCGACGTCAGCGGCGGCACGGAAACCGAACGCCGCGTCTTCTATTCGGCTCTTTATCACAGCTTGATCAAGCCGTGCGAAGCGAACGACGAATCGCCGTTTTGGCCCTGGGACGGTCCCTTCTATTTCGACTTCAGCACGATGTGGGACATGTACAAGACACAGCTGCCGCTGGTCCTGTCGCTCTTCCCGCAGCACGGCGCCGACTTGATTAACTCAATGCTGACTGTCGTCGAAATGGAAGGCAATTTTCCAATCGGTTATCGGCTAGCACGCGGGTACGACCGATTCGCGCATCAGGCCAGTGCGCTGGCGCACGTCGTGATCGCCGATGCCTTCAACCGCGGCTTGGAGGGAATCGACTGGGACCGTGCCGTGACGATGATGTGGAAAGATGCTGGCCGCGCGTATGGCGAAGCCTTTTTGCAAGACGGCGTCGTCCATCCGATCACGCATACGCTCGACCTGGCTTACGGTTGTTACTGCACCGCGCAAGTTGCTCAAAGCATTGGCGACGACGCGACAGCGACGAAGATGATGCGGCTGGCGGGCCGATGGTCCAACGCTTATGACGACAATGGGCTGCTGCGTGAATCGACCTATTACGAGGGGACGCTCTGGAACTACAGTTTCCGTTTGTTGCACGACATGGCGGGGCGGATCGCGTTGCATGGTGGGGACGAAAAATTCGTCGCCGATCTCGATCGGTTCTTCGGATTCGGGGCTCCCGACGTTTCGATCCCCGGTCGCCAACCGTCGGCCGAAGAGATGGCCGAAGGTTACGCGTTGGGGCGATTTGAAGGTTTGAATAACGAACCGGATATGGAAGTTCCGTACGCCTACGTCTATGCCGGTCGGCACGATCGGACCTGCGAGATCGTTCGTGCGGGGATGGCTCAAATGTACGGTGACAGTCCCGGTGGGATGGTCGGGAATGACGATTCGGGAGCGATGAGTTCTTGGTATGTCTGGAACGCGATTGGCCTGTTTCCCGTCGCCGGCCAGAACGTCTACCTGATCGGGTCGCCAATCTTCCGACGCAGCCAATTGCGGTTAGGGAACGGCAGCATCTTCACGATCGAAGCATCTGAAACGTCGGCGGAGCGTAAATACGTCGCCTCCGCCACACTCAACGGCAAACCGCTACAGCGTCCCTACCTTCGCTGGCAGGACATCGCCGCCGGCGCGACCCTGCACCTGGAAATGACCGCCAAACGGACCGCCTGGACCACCAAACGCCCGCCGTCGGTAAGCGTCAGCGAATGTTGA
- a CDS encoding LamG domain-containing protein yields the protein MTVRQKLFPAILCVSSFCTASALADPPGPVGHWKLSGDVADHSEHENHGTNRGVDLKASGRDGKAETAGGFDGRKSFVEVADSPSLDFAGNDFSIGMWVNTAAELDDVLGDLVSKYDPVSRRGFNFSIQNYSGVTSSQANDRHLHFGIDNGSPVGQWTDHGQLGNAVMIFGMAVYQGQLFAGTCEAGPAQSGRVFRYDGKTWTDCGSPDKCNAVSAFAVYDGKLYAGVSKYRLGGSSLEESENPNLGGKVYRYDGDDRWTYCGTLPETEAINGLVVYRGQLYAGSLYAPAGFFRYEGGTEWTSCGTPDGKRVESLKVYNGAIFASGYDEGAVYRYDGERWEHLGILEGANQTYGFATHRGDLYVSEWPNAKVFRWGGGKNWFAAGQLGEELETMPLMVYNGKMYGGTLPLAEVYRFDDPNWTQVGRLDHTPDVRYRRTWTMAVFQGRLFAGTLPSGRVHSIEIGRNVSCDHALPSGWVHLTAVRDGKQLRLHVNGKQVATSAVYNEDDFNISNDRPLQIGFGAHDYFNGKMSDLRVYNRALTNDEIEQLANTESP from the coding sequence ATGACTGTGCGACAGAAACTGTTTCCGGCGATCCTCTGCGTGAGCAGCTTTTGTACAGCCTCTGCGTTGGCTGATCCGCCGGGACCTGTCGGACACTGGAAACTGTCGGGCGATGTTGCTGACCACTCCGAGCATGAGAACCACGGAACAAATCGTGGCGTCGATCTCAAGGCCTCCGGACGCGATGGCAAAGCGGAGACGGCGGGCGGTTTTGATGGCCGCAAGAGTTTTGTCGAAGTCGCTGACAGCCCGTCGCTCGATTTCGCAGGGAACGACTTTTCGATCGGCATGTGGGTGAATACCGCCGCGGAATTGGATGACGTGCTGGGCGATCTTGTCAGTAAATATGATCCGGTCAGCCGACGTGGGTTCAACTTCAGCATCCAGAACTACTCGGGCGTCACTTCATCGCAAGCAAACGATCGCCATCTGCACTTCGGCATCGACAACGGATCACCAGTTGGCCAGTGGACCGATCATGGGCAGCTCGGCAACGCGGTGATGATCTTTGGAATGGCGGTCTACCAGGGACAGTTGTTTGCGGGAACATGCGAAGCTGGCCCGGCGCAATCGGGACGCGTCTTTCGCTACGACGGGAAAACGTGGACCGATTGCGGAAGTCCCGACAAATGCAACGCGGTCTCGGCGTTCGCTGTCTATGACGGCAAGCTGTACGCCGGTGTCAGCAAGTATCGCTTGGGCGGATCGTCGTTGGAAGAATCGGAGAACCCCAATCTCGGCGGTAAAGTTTATCGCTACGATGGCGATGACCGTTGGACCTATTGCGGCACGTTGCCGGAGACCGAAGCGATCAACGGCTTGGTGGTCTATCGCGGACAGCTGTACGCCGGTTCGCTGTACGCTCCCGCTGGCTTCTTTCGCTACGAAGGTGGAACCGAGTGGACGTCGTGCGGCACGCCCGACGGTAAGCGGGTCGAATCGCTGAAGGTCTACAACGGTGCGATCTTCGCCAGCGGATACGACGAAGGAGCCGTCTATCGTTACGATGGCGAGCGGTGGGAACACCTGGGCATCTTAGAAGGTGCCAATCAAACGTATGGCTTCGCAACGCACCGTGGCGATTTGTATGTCAGCGAGTGGCCCAACGCGAAAGTGTTCCGTTGGGGCGGCGGCAAGAACTGGTTTGCCGCGGGGCAGTTGGGCGAAGAGTTGGAGACGATGCCGTTGATGGTCTACAACGGCAAGATGTATGGCGGCACCTTGCCGCTTGCCGAAGTCTATCGCTTCGACGATCCAAATTGGACGCAAGTCGGACGCCTGGATCACACACCGGATGTCCGCTACCGCCGCACGTGGACGATGGCCGTATTCCAGGGGCGGTTGTTCGCCGGGACGTTGCCTTCGGGGCGTGTCCATTCGATCGAGATCGGCCGCAACGTCAGCTGCGATCATGCCTTGCCAAGCGGTTGGGTGCATTTGACCGCGGTACGCGACGGGAAGCAATTACGGCTGCATGTCAACGGCAAGCAAGTTGCAACGTCGGCTGTCTATAATGAGGACGACTTCAACATTTCCAACGACCGCCCGCTTCAGATCGGCTTCGGTGCGCACGATTACTTCAACGGCAAGATGAGCGATCTACGAGTCTACAATCGTGCGTTGACAAATGATGAAATCGAGCAGCTTGCTAACACTGAATCGCCATAG
- a CDS encoding M15 family metallopeptidase encodes MKTTSAVPSRRDYWAQQMQLGYDLIQQVIPFEVHECGEGFASLPDAAERAGIEMQFSESKIAGELERVFFIREGLVNKLMDIGRAMNDRGWILKIEDGYRSQDMQSQLVRKPELFDAILKKCIWENGGQLPPTELVFRRATVLIANIPKIGTHMSGSAVDISVFRRDDGSEVWRGNPYLEMSERTPMRSPFIEADDLQNRLEITAIMEAHGFMHFPFEFWHYNQGDAMGNILSGHPAPARYGPVHWDPQTNRVTPYDEPLRPLNPLDAIEQEIAAATQRATTSI; translated from the coding sequence TTGAAGACAACTTCGGCCGTCCCTTCGCGACGTGACTATTGGGCTCAGCAAATGCAGCTGGGCTACGACCTGATCCAACAGGTCATCCCCTTCGAGGTTCACGAATGTGGCGAGGGCTTCGCGTCGCTGCCCGATGCGGCAGAACGAGCTGGTATCGAGATGCAGTTCTCTGAATCGAAGATCGCTGGCGAACTCGAGCGAGTCTTTTTCATCCGCGAAGGCTTGGTCAACAAACTGATGGACATCGGTCGTGCGATGAACGATCGCGGCTGGATTTTGAAGATCGAAGACGGCTATCGATCCCAGGACATGCAGAGTCAGTTGGTCCGCAAGCCGGAGTTGTTTGATGCGATCCTGAAGAAGTGCATCTGGGAAAACGGCGGCCAGCTTCCCCCGACGGAACTTGTCTTTCGTCGGGCGACGGTATTGATCGCCAACATTCCGAAAATCGGGACGCACATGTCGGGATCGGCTGTCGATATCTCAGTCTTCCGCCGCGACGACGGCAGCGAGGTCTGGCGTGGCAATCCTTACCTGGAGATGAGCGAGCGAACGCCGATGCGGTCGCCGTTTATCGAGGCCGATGATCTGCAGAACCGATTGGAGATCACCGCAATCATGGAAGCTCATGGCTTCATGCACTTCCCGTTCGAGTTCTGGCATTACAACCAAGGCGATGCGATGGGAAACATTCTCAGCGGTCACCCCGCTCCCGCCCGCTACGGACCAGTTCACTGGGATCCGCAAACCAATCGAGTCACTCCGTACGACGAACCACTCCGTCCCCTGAATCCTCTCGACGCGATCGAGCAGGAGATCGCCGCAGCAACGCAACGTGCGACGACATCGATCTAA